DNA from Nitriliruptor alkaliphilus DSM 45188:
GTCGGCATCGCCGTCGAGGTCGACGGACTCGGCTGGGACGCGATCGGCCAGCGGATGCACACCGACGCGGTCCTGTTCGGCTGGGGCAGCCACGACCCGACCGAGATGTACAACCTGCACCACAGCTCGCGTGCCGGGGTCGAGTTCTTCAACGCCGGCTACTTCATCGACGACCAGGTCGACACCTACCTCGACCTCGCGATGGGTGCCACCGAGCCGGACGAGGCCGAGGTGTGGTGGCGTGCAGCCCAGCTCGACGACGACGGCGACGGCTTCGCCGCCCCGGGCCTCGCTGCCTGGGCCTGGCTGGTCAACCTCGACCACACCTACCTCGTCGACGAGTGCCTCGACCTCGGTGACCTCCAGGTCGAGCCGCACGGCCACGGGTGGCCGATCACCGCAGGCATCACGGGGTGGCGCTGGACGTGCTGACCGAGGATCCCGAGCGCGTTGCCCCGCCCGAGGACGACGCTCCACCTGCACCCGGCCGTGGCAGCCGGGTCGCACGGTTCGTGCTCGGTCGTGCCACGCGGCTGGTGCTCCTGCTGATCGGGGTCGCGGTCGGCGGGTTCCTGCTGCTGGAGGCCTCGCCGCTCGATCCGGTGGACGCCTACGTGGGTGCCGAGGTCACCCGCATCGGCCCCGAGCAGCGGGCGATGATCGCCGAGCGGTGGGGCCTCGACGACCCCGGCCCCGTGCGCTTCGCCCGGTGGGTCGGCAACGTCGCGCGTGGCGACCTCGGGACCTCGACCATCTTCGACGCGCCCGTCACCGACGTCATCGCGAGCCGGTTCCGTACCTCCCTCGGGCTGCTCGCCGCCTCGTGGCTGCTGTCGGGCATCCTCGGGTTCGGGCTCGGACTCCTCGCCGCCGCCCGCCGGGGCAGACCGCTCGACCGGGCGATCCGCTGGCTGGCCTACACGTTCGCGTCGGCGCCGACGTTCTGGGTCGGCCTGTTGCTGCTGACGGTCTTCGCGGTGCAGCTCGGATGGGCCCCGGTCTGCTGCGCGAGCCCCATCGGCACCGATCCTGCCGCCGCGAGCCTTGGGCAGCGGCTCCACCACCTGGTGCTGCCGGCGGTCACCTTGAGCCTCGTCGGCATCGCGCCCATCGCGCTGCACACCCGCGAGCAGGCGATCGCCATCCTCGACAGCGAGCACGTGCTGTTCGCCCGCGCACAGGGCGAGCGCGGCCTCGGCTTGATCCGGCACCGGGTGCTGCGCAACGCCGCGGTCCCGGCGGTGACCCTCCAGTTCGCCTCGCTCAGCGAGCTCCTCGGAGGATCGGTGCTCGCCGAGCAGGTCTTCAGCTACCCGGGGCTCGGACGCGCCACGGTCGAGGCGGGCATCCGCGGTGACCTGCCCCTGCTGCTCGGCATCGCGCTGTTCGCCGCGGTGTTCGTGTACGTCGGGAACCTGCTCGGGGACGTCGCTCACAGCCGTCTCGACCGACGCGTGAGCCTCCTCGACCGGGCGGGTCAGCGGTGAGCGCCGAGCTGACGACCCCACCGAGCACCGGTCTCGCGATCGGGGGCGCCAGCCGGCGCCGTCGGGCCCTGTGGCAGCTGTGGGCTGGCGCGGCGGCCATCGTCCTGGTGCTGGTCGGCGCGGCGCTCCTCGGCCCGGCGGCGGAGCTCACCGACCTCGATGCCCGTCGGCTGCCCCCGAGCCTCGACCACCCGTTCGGCACCGATCGCCTCGGACGTGACGTCTTCGCGCGGACCGTCGTCGGTCTCCGGCTGAGCCTCGGCATCGGCGCGCTGGCGGCCCTGATCAGCGCGATGATCGCGCTCGTCCTCGGTGCGTTGGCGGGGGTGGCCGGCCGGTGGGTCGATGCGGCGATCAGCTGGGTGATCGACCTGTTCCTGTCCCTCCCGCACCTGGTGCTGCTCATCCTCGTCGCCGTCGCCGCGGGCCGGGGGGTGCGGGGCGTGCTGATCGCGGTCGCGCTGACGCACTGGCCGTCGCTCGCCCGCGTCCTGCGTGCCGAGGCACGCCGGGTCACCTCGTCCGACTACGTGGCGGTCGCGCGTCACCTCGGTCGATCGCGGGCCCAGATCGCGTGGCAGCACCTCGGACGTCACCTCGGCCCCCACGTGCTGGTCGGCACGATCCTGCTGTTCCCGCACGCGATCCTGCACGAGGCGGCGCTGTCGTTCCTCGGCCTCGGACTGCCGCCCCACGCGCCCGCCATCGGGATCCTGTTGGCGGACGCGATGCGCGAGCTGTCGGCCGGCTCCTGGTGGCTGGCGCTGCTGCCCGGCCTCGCGCTGCTGGTGATCGTCAAGGCCGTCGACGCGATCGGGCAGCAGGTCCGGGCCCTGACCGATCCGAGGAGCGTGCACGAGTGAGCCTGCTGGAGGTGGAGGGCTTCACCCTCGAGTTCGTGCAGTACGTGGCCGGCCTTCGGCGCCAGCGGCTGCCGGTGGTCACCGGTCTGGACCTGACCGTCGACGCGGGCGAACTGGTGGCGGTGGTCGGGGCCAGCGGTTCGGGCAAGAGCCTGCTGGCCCACGCGCTGCTCGGGCTGCTGCCGGGCAACGCGAGGGAGGGCGGGACGCTGCGCTACGACGGTGCAGCGCTCACCCGCCGACGGCGGGCGGCGCTGCGCGGACGCGAGATCGCGTTGATCCCGCAGTCGGTGACCGCGCTCGACCCGCTGGCCACCACGGGCAGTCAGCTGCGCCGGGCCGCAGCGCTCGCGGGCCACCGTGATCCGGGGCAGCGGGCGGCCCAGGCCCTCGCGGATCGACGGCTGGCACCGGAGGTCGCTGCCCAGCACCCGCACGAGCTGTCCGGCGGGATGGCCCGCCGGGTGATGACCGCCATCGCGACCGCGGGCGACGCCCGGTTGATCGTCGCGGACGAACCGACCCCCGGCCTGCACCCGGCCATCGTGTCCGAGGCGCTCGGATCCCTGCGCAGGTTGGCCGACGGTGGCGCGGGCGTGATCCTGGTCACCCACGACCTGACCGCCGCGCTGGACGTCGCGGACCGGGTCGTGGTGTTCTACGCCGGGACGACCGTGGAAGAGGCGCCCATCGGCTCGTTCGTCGGGGACGGCTCCGCGCTCGCGCACCCCTACACCCGCGCGCTGTGGCGCGCCCTGCCGCGCAACGGCTTCCACCCCGTGCCAGGCGGGCAACCCTCGCCGCTCGACCTACCGCCCGGCTGCCTGTTCGCCGACCGCTGCGAGCTGGTGATCGACGACTGCCGTGTCGAACGACCGCTCCCGCGCCCGGCCGGCGCATCCACCGCGAGGTGCATCCGTGTTGCGAGCTGACGACCTGTGGTTCCGGTACGGCGATCGCACCCCCTGGGTGGTCCGTGGCGTCGACCTGCAGGTGGAGCCGGGCCAGGTCATCGGCATCCGCGGCCCGAGCGGGACCGGCAAGACCACCCTCGGGCGGCTCCTCGCCGGCTACCTGCGTCCCGACCGTGGACGGGTCGAGGTGGACGGCGGGGGGGCGCAGCCGTCCGGCGCCAGCCCGGTGCAGCTCGTCCTGCAGCACCCCGAGCTGGCCGTCGATCCCCGCTGGCGGCTGCGCGAGTCGTTGGCCGAAGCAGGCGCCCCCGAGCCCGACCTCCTCGCCGATCTGTCCATCGACGCCGCGTGGCTCGGCCGCTTCCCGGGCGAGCTGTCGGGTGGGGAGCTGCAGCGGCTGGCGGTCGCGCGGGCGCTGACGGCACGACCCCGCGTCGTGATCGCCGACGAGATCAGCGCGATGCTCGACCCGATCACCCAGGCGCAGCTGTGGCACGCCCTGCTCGCGCGCGTCCACGACCAGCAGCTGAGCGTCATCGCGATCTCCCACGACGACGATCTGCTGGCGGCCGTGGCCGACGACGTCCTCGACCTCGGACCCGGGGAGCACCGGCCCGAGCACGAAGCGGTCACCGCACCCGCCAGGGCGTGACCTCCATCCGACTCGCCGACACCGTGCCGCCCGGTGACGTGACGCCACGATGGTCACGTGCGGCAGCCCTCGAGGGGCTGTCGGACGTCACCGTCGAAGGCTGACGTCACCGGGCGACGGCGGTTCGGGTGAGGGGCGCGCGTCAGGCGACGGGTGCGGTCCGGCTGAGGGCGGCGGCGACCGCGTCGGCCAGCGGCGTGGTCGGCCGCCCGATCAGGCGCGACAGGTCACCGGTGTCGACGTACAGCTCATCGGCCGCCACGCCGCGGTCGCCGTCGGCCAGGACCGCCGCGAGCTCCGGCGGCAGCCCGGCTCCCTCCAGCACCTCGGCGTAGGCCTCGACCGGCAGGTCCTGGTAGGTGAGGGGCGTCCCGGTCTGTTCGGCGACCTCGGCCGCGACCTGGGCCATCGTGAAGGCACGGTCGCCGCCGAGCTCGTAGACGGCGCCGTCGTGCCCCTCGCCGGTCAGCACCGCGGCTGCTGCCTCGGCGAAGTCGGCACGGGCCGCACCGCTGATCCGCCCGTCGCCGGCGCTGCCGGCCACGCCGCCCACCTGCAGGTAGACCGGGATCTGCTCGGTGTAGTTCTCCAGGTACCAGCCGTTGCGGAGCAGGACGAACGGCAGGCCGGAGTCCCGCAGGATCTCCTCGGTGGCCAGATGCTCCTCGGCCAGCATCAGCGACGAGGAGTCGGCGCGGAGGATGCTGGTGTACGCAAGCTGTGCGACGCCGGCCTCGACGGCCGCGGTGATCGCGTTGCGGTGCTGAGGCACGCGCTGGCCGACCTCGCTCCCCGAGATGAGCAGCACCCGGTCGGCGCCCTCGAACGCCGCCCGAAGGCTCGCGGCGTCGGCGTAGTCGATGGGAGCGGTACGGACGCCGAGCTCCGCCGCGGCGTCGAGCCGCTCGGGGTCGCGACCGGCGGCGACGATGGACCGGGCCTCGACGCCGCGGTCGAGGAGAGCACGGATGACGAGACGGCCGAGGTTGCCGGTGGCGCCGGTGATGACGATGGACACGGGAGGTTGCCTCCAGTAGGGGATCGGATGCCCACACAACGGGAACGCTCGTCGAGACATTCCGTTGGTGGGGTACGCACTTTCTGGTTGTGTACTTCCTCTTGGTTAGTTAGCCTCGAGCGACCGCGTAGGGGTCGGACCACGAGGCTCCGGCGGACCACGCTGGGGGCAGACGAGGAGCGGGACCGTGAGGACCACCTGGGGCGATACCGAGCTCGCTCGCATCTACCCCAACGGCGTGCTGCCGTCGGCGTGCCCGAGCCGCGTGGTCCTCGACCACGTCACGAGCAAGTGGGGGGTGCTCGTCCTCGTGTCGCTCGCGGACGGTCCGCAGCGGTGGAGCGACGTCCGTCGCCGGGCGGAGGGCATCAGCGAGAAGATGCTCGCTCAGACCCTGCGCACGCTCCAGCAGGACGGGTTCGTCCACCGCGAGGCACAGCCGACGGTGCCGCCACGGGTCGACTACAGCCTGACCCCGCTCGGCGAGGAGCTCGCGGCGCGGCTGCTCCCCCTGGTGGAGTGGGTCGCCGAGCACGCCGACGAGGTCGTCGGGAACCGGTGACGGCCCGTCACGATCCGGTCACCACGTGGCCGAGCAGCATCACGCCGGCCGTCACGACACCGACGCCGACGAGGTTCAGGACCATCCCGGTGCGTGCCATCTGGCCGATGGTGACGTGGCCGGAGGCGTAGACGATCGCGTTCGGGGGCGTGCCGACCGGCAGCATGAACGAGCAGGTGGCGGCGAGCGCTGCGGGGACCAGCAGCGACAGCGGGTCGACCCCAGCGGCGACGGCGACCCCCGCGAGCACGGGTACGAAGGTCGCGGCCGTCGCGGTGTTGCTGGTCAGCTCCGTCAGCAGCAGGACGATCAGTGCCGTCGCCGCGACCAACAGGACCAACGGCAGCGTCCCGAGGCCGGACATCAACCCGCCGATGTAGCTGTCGAGCCCCGTCTCACGTACCCCGCGGGCGAGGCTCAGGCCGCCGCCGAACAACAGGAGCACGCCCCACGGCAGCCCCGACTGCGCGGCGTTCCACGGCAGCGCCGGCTGCCCCCCACGGCCGGGGATGGGCAGGGCCAGCAGCAGGATGGCGGCGCCGATCGCGATGGCCTCGTCGGACAGGAGCGCGACGAGCGGGATGGCGTCGACCAGCGCGTCGACCCCCGACAGGGGGCCGTGCCCCACCCACAGCGCCGCGGTCGCCAGGAAGACGACCAGCACCAACCACTCGCCGGTCGCCATCGGACCGAGCTCGTTCAGCTTGCCGCGGATCACCTGCGACCCCTGCGCGACGGGTGGCAGCTCGGCCCGGAACGCGACGCGCGTCAGGAAGAGCCAGGCGATGGCGAGGAACACCACCGCGAGCGGCACGCCGAGGGCCATCCACTGCGCGAACCCGATGGTGATCCCGAGTGCGTCCTGCACGAAGCCGGCCATGACCAGCGTCGGGGGGCTGCCGATCAGGGTCGCGAGGCCGCCGATGGTGGCCGAGTACGCGATGGCGAGCACCATGCAGGCGGCGAACCGACGCTGCGCCGGATCGGTGATGACCGCGGCGGCCGTGCCGCCTGGCGTGTCCGGTCCCGTCGTGCCGGTGCCGGTCGCGGGCTCCGAACCTCCCCGGGCGGTTAGGCCGAGCACGCTCAGCCCGATGGGCAGCATCATCAGGGTCGCGGCGGTGTTGCTGACCCACATGCTCAGCCCCGCGGTCGCGACCATCACGCCGAGCACCATCCGGCGTGGCTGGGTGCCCACGATCCGTACCGTGTGCAGCGCCACACGGAGGTGCAGTCCTTGCCGCTGCATCGCGAGGGCGATGACGAACCCACCCATGAACAGGAACACGATCGGCGACGCGTACGGCGACGTGGCGTCCTCGATCGCGAGGATGCCGAGCAACGGGAGTGCCACGATCGGGACGAGCGAGGTGACCGGCAGCGGGAACGCCTCGGTCATCCACCAGATCGCCATCACGATCACGACGGCGGCCATGGTGCGGGCTTCGGCCGTCAGCAACTCGTGCGCGGGCATGCCGACGTAGGCCGCGACGGCGGCGACCGGGCCGACGATCCGCCACAGCCACCTCGTCCTCGGGACGTCGGGCTCGCCACCGCCGGG
Protein-coding regions in this window:
- a CDS encoding ABC transporter permease is translated as MALDVLTEDPERVAPPEDDAPPAPGRGSRVARFVLGRATRLVLLLIGVAVGGFLLLEASPLDPVDAYVGAEVTRIGPEQRAMIAERWGLDDPGPVRFARWVGNVARGDLGTSTIFDAPVTDVIASRFRTSLGLLAASWLLSGILGFGLGLLAAARRGRPLDRAIRWLAYTFASAPTFWVGLLLLTVFAVQLGWAPVCCASPIGTDPAAASLGQRLHHLVLPAVTLSLVGIAPIALHTREQAIAILDSEHVLFARAQGERGLGLIRHRVLRNAAVPAVTLQFASLSELLGGSVLAEQVFSYPGLGRATVEAGIRGDLPLLLGIALFAAVFVYVGNLLGDVAHSRLDRRVSLLDRAGQR
- a CDS encoding ABC transporter permease translates to MSAELTTPPSTGLAIGGASRRRRALWQLWAGAAAIVLVLVGAALLGPAAELTDLDARRLPPSLDHPFGTDRLGRDVFARTVVGLRLSLGIGALAALISAMIALVLGALAGVAGRWVDAAISWVIDLFLSLPHLVLLILVAVAAGRGVRGVLIAVALTHWPSLARVLRAEARRVTSSDYVAVARHLGRSRAQIAWQHLGRHLGPHVLVGTILLFPHAILHEAALSFLGLGLPPHAPAIGILLADAMRELSAGSWWLALLPGLALLVIVKAVDAIGQQVRALTDPRSVHE
- a CDS encoding oligopeptide/dipeptide ABC transporter ATP-binding protein, whose product is MSLLEVEGFTLEFVQYVAGLRRQRLPVVTGLDLTVDAGELVAVVGASGSGKSLLAHALLGLLPGNAREGGTLRYDGAALTRRRRAALRGREIALIPQSVTALDPLATTGSQLRRAAALAGHRDPGQRAAQALADRRLAPEVAAQHPHELSGGMARRVMTAIATAGDARLIVADEPTPGLHPAIVSEALGSLRRLADGGAGVILVTHDLTAALDVADRVVVFYAGTTVEEAPIGSFVGDGSALAHPYTRALWRALPRNGFHPVPGGQPSPLDLPPGCLFADRCELVIDDCRVERPLPRPAGASTARCIRVAS
- a CDS encoding ABC transporter ATP-binding protein, which encodes MLRADDLWFRYGDRTPWVVRGVDLQVEPGQVIGIRGPSGTGKTTLGRLLAGYLRPDRGRVEVDGGGAQPSGASPVQLVLQHPELAVDPRWRLRESLAEAGAPEPDLLADLSIDAAWLGRFPGELSGGELQRLAVARALTARPRVVIADEISAMLDPITQAQLWHALLARVHDQQLSVIAISHDDDLLAAVADDVLDLGPGEHRPEHEAVTAPARA
- a CDS encoding SDR family oxidoreductase, with protein sequence MSIVITGATGNLGRLVIRALLDRGVEARSIVAAGRDPERLDAAAELGVRTAPIDYADAASLRAAFEGADRVLLISGSEVGQRVPQHRNAITAAVEAGVAQLAYTSILRADSSSLMLAEEHLATEEILRDSGLPFVLLRNGWYLENYTEQIPVYLQVGGVAGSAGDGRISGAARADFAEAAAAVLTGEGHDGAVYELGGDRAFTMAQVAAEVAEQTGTPLTYQDLPVEAYAEVLEGAGLPPELAAVLADGDRGVAADELYVDTGDLSRLIGRPTTPLADAVAAALSRTAPVA
- a CDS encoding winged helix-turn-helix transcriptional regulator — its product is MRTTWGDTELARIYPNGVLPSACPSRVVLDHVTSKWGVLVLVSLADGPQRWSDVRRRAEGISEKMLAQTLRTLQQDGFVHREAQPTVPPRVDYSLTPLGEELAARLLPLVEWVAEHADEVVGNR
- a CDS encoding SLC13 family permease gives rise to the protein MATGDVQPTRVSAVVDVRAAEAASAPPPPAEVRQAADGVPPGGGEPDVPRTRWLWRIVGPVAAVAAYVGMPAHELLTAEARTMAAVVIVMAIWWMTEAFPLPVTSLVPIVALPLLGILAIEDATSPYASPIVFLFMGGFVIALAMQRQGLHLRVALHTVRIVGTQPRRMVLGVMVATAGLSMWVSNTAATLMMLPIGLSVLGLTARGGSEPATGTGTTGPDTPGGTAAAVITDPAQRRFAACMVLAIAYSATIGGLATLIGSPPTLVMAGFVQDALGITIGFAQWMALGVPLAVVFLAIAWLFLTRVAFRAELPPVAQGSQVIRGKLNELGPMATGEWLVLVVFLATAALWVGHGPLSGVDALVDAIPLVALLSDEAIAIGAAILLLALPIPGRGGQPALPWNAAQSGLPWGVLLLFGGGLSLARGVRETGLDSYIGGLMSGLGTLPLVLLVAATALIVLLLTELTSNTATAATFVPVLAGVAVAAGVDPLSLLVPAALAATCSFMLPVGTPPNAIVYASGHVTIGQMARTGMVLNLVGVGVVTAGVMLLGHVVTGS